Within the Zea mays cultivar B73 chromosome 10, Zm-B73-REFERENCE-NAM-5.0, whole genome shotgun sequence genome, the region GTACCCTCTGTTTCCTGTGCAACATCATATTGATCATTCTGTTGTCCTGATACTGTCATGTCACTTGCAAGAGAGAAGTCATTATCTGCAGTATCCTCTTCAGtatgcttcaaaaacttcttgggAACCTCATTACTAGTAATCCGGAATTTCTTATTTACATGTCTGGTATCAAGTTCACGCTCTTCACCAAAACCATGAACTACTCTAGTACTAAAAGGTGAAAATGCACGCTTGCCGGTCCTCAACAGAGATCGATGCTTCCGGATCTTCTTTGAGGTAGATGCTAACCTGTTTGATCCATTGCTTGGCCCTGCAGTGAAGGAAAGAGTCCTAGTTTCAGATCTTTTCACTGAAGTGGGATTCCTCACTATATTGTAATTATCTAATTTGGTAGCTTCTCTCCTCCCAATCTCCTTAATTTTTCTCTTTGCAAGAGCAGCAGCTGATCTAGGTGTTTTTGGCATGACACTGCTCTGAAGACGGTGAGTTTTTGAAGACCATGTAGGAATCGATCTAAGCACTTTTGAAGGACCATTGCTCTGCTCAACACCAATGGCTTCTGAAGTTGTGGCCATGTATTCTGGTGACTCCGAAGAAAACGCCCCAGCAGGACTTTCTGGAACTTGAGAATCATTAAAGCCAAGCATGTTGTTCCTATCCGATTTCTGTGCTCCAGGTATCACTTTATCAAATGCTTTACCACTATGGTTTCTGCTTAAACTCTTGGCGATATCTGAGCGTTTGGAGCACACCCACTGCTGCATAGTCCTGGAACAACAATTGCTGGTGCTTTCAAAAGGATTCCGCGCATGCCACTCCTCCTCGGAGGTTTCCTCGTTAATATCATCATGTGGATATGCTTGAACCTGTGTGTATCCCATAGAAATAAGTCAAAGGTGCAAAATTAAGGGATAAAACATTTTTTAAGGTCAACCACAGAACAAACTGTTATCATATGAGATGATCCTGACATCCACCAAAAAACATGGCAACTGTAAAACCTAGCGTAAACTAACCCATGGAAAACTAACACAGGTTCACAAAAATTAAATTTAAAGATTGTTCTCTCCAGGGCTTAAAAGTGTTTTTTTACTGTCATTGGGGGGAGAGAGGCCCCCCACCTGAATGGTAGGAAATCCTGGGAACGATAGGAATCAAACCTAAGACTGACCAGCTCGTACAGAGAGCTTTTACCACTGAGCTACGGCTCAGTTCCTAGGGCTTAAAAGTGTTTTTCGGTAAAATGCCATAATCACTGTTATCTTCTAGGAAACGAATGACTCAGCAATAATTAAGAAATGAGCTCTATATTTAATATACACAAGTTGCCTTTACCCTTGCATCTCCATAGAAGAACATTGATATGGTGATGAATATCAAGCATAAACTAACCCATGACTGCGAAACCTGACACAATTCAAGCCTAACATCTGATTATGGTCCACATTCATACTTTCACAAAGAAATAAGTTACAAAGCTAAACATAATCCAAGCTTAACATCTGTTCTTACAAATCTTTTATGACACATGGAGTTAAAATGATGTGTAGTACATAGCACATTCATTCATGAAACAAAAGCTGCATCAGTGCAGACATTATAAAGTGTGGTCTAAGGTCTGATAAATAATGGGTATGCTCTCCATGTACTAATGGTCCAAGATCGCATTACGCCAATCGATAAACACGGTACTGGAGTCACAGTGACAAATAACATGTAGAGTGAGTTAAAGACACTACCTGGGAGTTCAAAGGGCTTGTCTTGTTGTACTTCTTTCCATGCATCTTGAGCTTCTTATTCTTCAAAAGCTTtgacttcagcatctttttgctcATCAGTATACCTTTTCCAGTTCCATGCTTCGCAACTTTCCTCGAACCAAGGTCATCCCTCAACACCAAAGGTACATCATTACACTTGGACAAAATTCTAATTTTTATGCCGTTAGAATCAACATAGACATCTCCTTCTCTTTCATCATCTCTTCTGTCAAATGATACCATTTCTGGGCTTCGGTTCTCAGTGCAAACCTCTCTGCTCACTGGAGACATAGACAACTCAACTGCCCAATTAGTGCCATTCCTCTGATCAAGATCCTCAAGTGTGCATGGAAGAGCAGTCTTGTATATGTCCACCATCAATCGCTTCTTCCTTGGCTTCACTTTAGGTTTCACAAGGACCGTTTCAACAAGCTCAGTATTAGACTCTGCAGAAAGGCACTGATCTATGTGGGCATTCAATGTGGTGTTTGAAGTCGAAGCAAATACTTTGCAAACAGGACAAGTCTTTGAAGCCATCGGATCTGAAACTGAGCTAGAGTTAGATGCTATATCCTCTGCTCGCCGAATATCCGTCGTGGCACCTAACTTGACTACAAATTTGCACTTCTTTTCAGATGGCTCGCATGATAAGTCAAGATTTCTCAACCGCCGCAAGGGCACATCAACCTCAATTTGCTGACTTGCTTTTGTACAGCTATTATCTTGTAGATCTATTGGTATAACCTCATCAGGATGATCTGATTCATTTGTACTTCCCACTTGGTTGATACCAGATTTCCCATCCTCTGGCGATGTGTATGGCAAAGGTCCAAGTGACTCATCTACTGGTTGGCATGACTGGAAGTTGATATTGCCTGTATACTCGTTTAAGGAACTAGCATCTCTATTCTTCACCAGACCAACACTATTGAGTTCTAAGCAAGCAGCAGATTGCTCAAAGTCAGTGGAAATATTTAATGGCTGTGACCGGATCAAATCGGGAGACTCAAATGGAGGCAATGGATCCTTCACACCGCGCTCTAGGCAAAGCTGCAATGAATGTGGATGGAAAGGCCAGCTTCTCTTGATGCCTTTGCTTCTTGAAGCAAACACATAATCTCTGGAAATAGGGGCAGAAATATGGACCCATTAGCATATGGTAATACGTGCCTAGATGACGAACGCTCAAGAATAGTGTTGCCAAATAGTGTCATTTAAACCCTCCACAATAGGTtgaaaagaagagagagagaaacAACATCAACGTGGACCTACTGAACATGCTGTCAGGATGAAAAACTGAAATCTCCAAAAATATGTGGCCTGCTTGTGTATCGCAGAACCACCACATATGGAAAAGAAAACATTAGTAGGCAGTGGACAAAATTCATC harbors:
- the LOC103641749 gene encoding uncharacterized protein — its product is MLSSEQPSGPSCSFKSTGPGVSTDPATSVAEGPPSQDPRDLVQPYPKFSIRDYVFASRSKGIKRSWPFHPHSLQLCLERGVKDPLPPFESPDLIRSQPLNISTDFEQSAACLELNSVGLVKNRDASSLNEYTGNINFQSCQPVDESLGPLPYTSPEDGKSGINQVGSTNESDHPDEVIPIDLQDNSCTKASQQIEVDVPLRRLRNLDLSCEPSEKKCKFVVKLGATTDIRRAEDIASNSSSVSDPMASKTCPVCKVFASTSNTTLNAHIDQCLSAESNTELVETVLVKPKVKPRKKRLMVDIYKTALPCTLEDLDQRNGTNWAVELSMSPVSREVCTENRSPEMVSFDRRDDEREGDVYVDSNGIKIRILSKCNDVPLVLRDDLGSRKVAKHGTGKGILMSKKMLKSKLLKNKKLKMHGKKYNKTSPLNSQVQAYPHDDINEETSEEEWHARNPFESTSNCCSRTMQQWVCSKRSDIAKSLSRNHSGKAFDKVIPGAQKSDRNNMLGFNDSQVPESPAGAFSSESPEYMATTSEAIGVEQSNGPSKVLRSIPTWSSKTHRLQSSVMPKTPRSAAALAKRKIKEIGRREATKLDNYNIVRNPTSVKRSETRTLSFTAGPSNGSNRLASTSKKIRKHRSLLRTGKRAFSPFSTRVVHGFGEERELDTRHVNKKFRITSNEVPKKFLKHTEEDTADNDFSLASDMTVSGQQNDQYDVAQETEGTQMDCEGEDAETDVPYDSVSRSDPADCCNQISDVSLSPENNRTTDDDVLVEGYSVAVEDPNSSEKLAHGHESNCATNNEMDEWQMDPTSTKESSPCLVSNRDMGPGGPQDNSSITSNGENFNQEHGLPLGQDSLDSPVSTASTMSPPAALKDSRINDEEPGPSTGRTVEEQITGCLNQEAKSIPMAREGELPKEKPFRCSCQENISRESHQSVVARPTLNFTGKQVPQLHIGSRASSSFSMYQRTSAKPNPCLDSHEHLSAAKVAAESAVSLPSYSTDCISPSLQTQLPSPSNPILRLMGKDLMVMNNEESVHPQAPSSDYILRGNYEAPVGFMPPSYQHLGNSGFISMPPTAASHQIPLPSVQASGLVAPPLHSVSMMQPEHHSQQKSYRNIMPAMHHPTYMMKEVIVIKDSPERSRTEPQASMLFPPAPPPALSIPNNTPPRPFYCLPPQIPILPRERAAGSMPVYANFGALAGVSPSSQESQTGVTNPYMPNPFFVQSRTGYMNHPPVYYSQNLG